A stretch of the Candidatus Thermoplasmatota archaeon genome encodes the following:
- the rpsB gene encoding 30S ribosomal protein S2, producing MVVQQTEQEQSLGQYESLVPEDTYLGCGIHIGTQQKNADMKGYIYRVRNDGLFVLDVKKTDERLRAAANFLSKYPPEKILFVSARQYGQKPIRVLSKHLGTVAIAGRFMPGTLTNPNTTQFFEPEVMVLTDPAGDSQAMREALNTGIPIVALCDTNNETRNVDLVIPTNNKGRRSLALVYWLLTREIAKKWKKVESDEAFNLTIDDFEATL from the coding sequence ATGGTCGTGCAGCAGACGGAACAGGAACAGAGCCTGGGTCAGTACGAGAGCCTCGTCCCCGAAGACACGTACCTCGGGTGCGGCATCCACATCGGGACGCAGCAGAAGAACGCCGACATGAAGGGGTACATCTACCGCGTCCGCAACGACGGCCTCTTCGTCCTCGACGTCAAGAAGACCGACGAGCGCCTCCGCGCCGCCGCGAACTTCCTCTCGAAGTACCCGCCGGAGAAGATCCTCTTCGTCTCGGCCCGCCAGTACGGCCAGAAGCCGATCCGCGTCCTCTCGAAGCACCTCGGCACGGTCGCGATCGCGGGCCGCTTCATGCCGGGCACGCTCACAAACCCGAACACGACGCAGTTCTTCGAGCCCGAGGTCATGGTCCTCACGGACCCCGCGGGCGACTCGCAGGCGATGCGCGAGGCCCTCAACACGGGCATCCCGATCGTCGCGCTCTGCGACACGAACAACGAGACGCGCAACGTCGACCTCGTGATCCCGACCAACAACAAGGGTCGCCGCTCGCTCGCGCTCGTCTACTGGCTCCTCACGCGCGAGATCGCGAAGAAGTGGAAGAAGGTCGAGTCGGACGAGGCCTTCAACCTCACGATCGACGACTTCGAAGCGACGCTCTGA
- the mvk gene encoding mevalonate kinase has protein sequence MTATGAAAALTSAPAKVILFGEHAVVYGEPAVAAAVDLRLRVRVARGPAGGPSTINDAPLASAYHHYLSEALKAAGEDKPVAFQVEASVPGGSGLGSSAALVSASLLGLLALAGKADRASPVPRETLARLAYDVEAAAQQGRASPTDTTTVTEGGAILVGRERGPGFLWEITRGERRWSLHKVEPPAMPVVIGFTHERGRTATEVAKVARFVARTGFAKDVIREIGDVAREGAKAAARGDRAQLGKLFDRNHNLLTILGVSTPRLNRLCEVARRHAHGAKLTGSGGGGSMIAVSDEPEACAAAIRKAGGAAWVATLGAQGVRFE, from the coding sequence GTGACGGCGACCGGCGCGGCCGCGGCGCTCACGAGCGCCCCGGCGAAGGTCATCCTCTTCGGCGAGCACGCCGTCGTCTACGGCGAGCCGGCCGTCGCGGCCGCGGTCGACCTGCGGCTCCGCGTGCGCGTCGCGCGCGGGCCCGCGGGCGGGCCCTCCACGATCAACGACGCCCCCCTCGCGTCCGCTTATCATCATTACCTGTCGGAGGCCCTCAAGGCCGCGGGCGAAGACAAGCCCGTCGCGTTCCAGGTCGAGGCGAGCGTCCCCGGCGGGTCCGGTCTCGGATCCTCCGCCGCCCTCGTCTCCGCATCGCTCCTCGGCCTCCTCGCGCTCGCCGGGAAGGCCGACCGCGCCTCGCCCGTGCCGCGCGAGACGCTTGCGCGCCTCGCGTACGACGTCGAGGCCGCGGCGCAGCAGGGGCGCGCCTCGCCCACCGACACGACGACCGTGACGGAAGGCGGCGCGATCCTCGTCGGCCGCGAGCGCGGGCCGGGATTCCTGTGGGAGATCACGCGCGGCGAGCGGCGATGGTCGCTCCACAAGGTCGAGCCGCCCGCGATGCCCGTCGTCATCGGCTTCACGCACGAGCGCGGCCGCACGGCGACCGAGGTCGCGAAGGTCGCGCGTTTCGTCGCCCGCACCGGTTTCGCGAAGGACGTCATCCGCGAGATCGGCGACGTCGCGCGGGAAGGCGCGAAGGCCGCCGCGAGGGGCGACCGGGCGCAGCTCGGGAAGCTTTTCGACCGCAACCACAACCTGCTCACGATCCTCGGCGTCTCGACGCCGCGCCTCAACCGCCTCTGCGAGGTGGCGCGGCGCCACGCGCACGGGGCGAAGCTCACGGGCTCGGGCGGCGGCGGCAGCATGATCGCCGTGAGCGACGAGCCGGAGGCGTGCGCGGCGGCCATCCGCAAGGCCGGCGGCGCCGCGTGGGTCGCGACGCTCGGCGCTCAAGGGGTGCGGTTCGAATGA
- a CDS encoding isopentenyl phosphate kinase, which yields MTVVVKLGGSILTDKSRYRTLRADVLARLAGELAEARFSGAVVHGAGSFGHVLAREHRLSEGGGREKAAPFARVHADVRALDLAVLEALIAAGLAPVAIPPFALPDDEAARVRPFVEAVARGLVPVTHGDAVLDPARGFGIVSGDALLAPLARALKVERVVVATDVDGLFDRDPKLGGARLLERVRSTDLGVAEAGASRAPDVTGGMGGKVKALAGVAAAATPVTLVNGLEPGRLKDAVLGRAVKGTIIHG from the coding sequence ATGACCGTCGTCGTGAAGCTCGGCGGATCCATCCTCACGGACAAGTCGCGTTACCGGACGCTCCGGGCCGACGTCCTCGCGCGCCTCGCGGGCGAGCTCGCCGAGGCGCGCTTCTCGGGCGCGGTCGTGCACGGCGCGGGCTCGTTCGGCCACGTCCTCGCGCGCGAGCACCGGCTTTCGGAAGGGGGCGGCCGCGAGAAGGCGGCCCCCTTCGCGCGGGTGCACGCGGACGTCCGCGCGCTCGACCTCGCGGTGCTGGAGGCGTTGATTGCCGCCGGCCTCGCGCCCGTCGCGATCCCGCCCTTCGCGCTCCCCGACGACGAGGCGGCGCGCGTGCGGCCGTTCGTCGAAGCCGTCGCGCGCGGCCTCGTGCCCGTGACGCACGGCGACGCGGTCCTCGACCCCGCGCGCGGCTTCGGCATCGTCTCCGGCGACGCGCTCCTCGCGCCGCTCGCGCGCGCCCTCAAGGTCGAGCGCGTCGTCGTCGCGACGGACGTGGACGGCCTCTTCGACCGCGACCCGAAGCTCGGCGGCGCGCGCCTTCTCGAGCGCGTGCGATCGACCGACCTCGGCGTCGCCGAGGCGGGCGCCTCGCGGGCGCCGGACGTGACGGGCGGCATGGGCGGAAAGGTGAAGGCCCTCGCGGGCGTCGCGGCCGCGGCGACGCCGGTCACGCTCGTGAACGGGCTCGAGCCCGGTCGATTGAAGGACGCGGTCCTCGGCCGCGCCGTGAAGGGGACGATCATCCATGGCTGA
- the fni gene encoding type 2 isopentenyl-diphosphate Delta-isomerase: MAERRKPAKSEKKITTSRKKDHVDIILKEDVRARANAWDDVALLHEAMPEVDLPSVSLATTFLGARLEAPVMIASMTGGYPDAERINGNLAAAAAEAGVALGVGSQRAALVDPSQKRTFSVVRKHDVPFVAANIGAPQLVPQGGKRPLSRADVSEIVAMVEADALIVHLNFLQEAAQPEGDLAAAGVEHAIRDLAGDLGIPVIAKETGAGMRRPTAERLRKCGVAALDVGGLSGTTFAAVELFRARKERDEAHVRVGELYRDWGVPTVASLVESRVGLPVVATGGLRSGLDAARAMALGATLAGYASAALHPANVSGRKCAEFLGHVAHELKVACFLTGARSAADLAAKPVLVGGHSARWLEALGHPVASWAKR, translated from the coding sequence ATGGCTGAGCGCAGGAAGCCCGCGAAGTCCGAGAAGAAGATCACGACGAGCCGCAAGAAGGACCACGTCGACATCATCCTCAAGGAGGACGTGCGCGCCCGCGCGAACGCGTGGGACGACGTCGCGCTCCTCCACGAGGCGATGCCCGAGGTGGACCTCCCCTCGGTCTCCCTCGCGACGACGTTCCTCGGCGCGAGGCTCGAGGCGCCCGTCATGATCGCGTCCATGACGGGCGGATACCCCGACGCGGAGCGCATCAACGGCAACCTCGCCGCGGCCGCGGCCGAAGCGGGCGTCGCGCTCGGCGTCGGAAGCCAGCGCGCCGCGCTCGTGGATCCTTCGCAGAAGCGCACGTTCAGCGTCGTCCGCAAGCACGACGTCCCGTTCGTCGCGGCGAACATCGGGGCGCCGCAGCTCGTCCCGCAGGGCGGGAAGCGTCCGCTCTCGCGCGCGGACGTGAGCGAGATCGTGGCGATGGTCGAGGCCGACGCGCTCATCGTGCACCTCAACTTCCTCCAGGAGGCCGCGCAGCCCGAGGGCGACCTCGCGGCCGCGGGCGTCGAGCACGCGATCCGCGATCTCGCGGGCGACCTCGGCATCCCCGTCATCGCGAAGGAGACGGGCGCCGGGATGCGGCGACCCACCGCGGAGCGGTTGCGGAAATGCGGCGTCGCGGCCCTCGACGTGGGGGGCCTTTCCGGGACGACGTTCGCCGCCGTCGAGCTTTTCCGGGCGCGCAAGGAGCGCGACGAGGCGCACGTGCGCGTGGGCGAGCTCTACCGCGACTGGGGCGTTCCCACGGTCGCGTCGCTCGTCGAGAGCCGCGTCGGGTTGCCCGTCGTCGCGACCGGCGGACTGCGCAGCGGCCTCGACGCGGCGCGCGCGATGGCGCTTGGCGCGACGCTCGCGGGCTACGCGAGCGCGGCCCTGCATCCCGCGAACGTCTCGGGCAGGAAGTGCGCGGAGTTCCTGGGCCACGTCGCCCACGAGCTCAAGGTCGCGTGCTTCCTCACGGGCGCGCGCTCGGCCGCGGATCTCGCGGCGAAGCCGGTGCTCGTCGGCGGCCATTCCGCGCGCTGGCTCGAAGCGCTCGGACATCCCGTCGCGTCGTGGGCGAAGCGGTGA